AGAAGGAGGCCGAGGCGGCGCTCGCCGAGGTCAGCTCGGGCAGCAGCAACGGTTTCAGCGGCGGCAGCTCCACCTCGGCGAAGCCCGCGCCGCGTAACTCCGACGGGTCCTGGCCGTCGGAATCCTGCTCGGTGAATGACCCGACCACGTCGGGCTGTATCACCCCGCGCACCTTGAACGCCCTCAAGCAGACCCAGGCGGCCGGGTACAAGCGGCACGTCTCCTGTCACCGCAGCGGCGGCGGCGGCGAGCACCCGAAGGGACGGGCCTGCGACTTCGCGGCCGCCACGAACGGCTTCGAGGACCGCAACGCGACCGGCGGCGACAAGGCGTACGGGGACAGCCTGGCCGCGTGGCACGTGCGCAACGCCGACCGACTGGGTGTGCTCTACGTGATCTGGTACAGGCAGATCTGGCATCCCGGCACCGGGTGGCGCTCGTACAGCGGCAGCGGCAGCCCGGCCGCCAGCCACACGAACCATGTTCATCTCTCGATGTACTGACCCGCGACACCGGCTTGGCTGCGTACCATCGCGACGATGAGTTCCCCACCGTCCGATGTAGCGGCCCCGCCGGCTTCCTCGTCCCCGTCCGTGCCGGTCACCGGCCGGGCGCTGCCCAACGGCCTGGCCGCCTTTCTGGTCTTCTTCTCCAGCGGTGCCGTGCTGGTGCTGGAGACGGTCGCGCTGCGCCTGGTCGGCCCGTACGTCGGGGTGACCCTCCAGGTGACCAGCTCGGTGATCGGCATCGCGCTGGCCGCGATCGCGTACGGGGCGTGGTCCGGCGGCTGGCTGGCGGACCGTCGCGACCCGCGGGGCCTGCTGGCGCCGGCGCTGGTGCTGGCCGGCATCGCCACCGCGATCACCCTGCCCGTGGTCCGGTACGCGGGTGAGGTGCTGCGCGGCGGTGCCGCCAGCGCCATCCTGCTGCTGGTGGCGCTGGCCGTGTTCGTGCCGGCGGCGCTGCTCGCCGCGGTCACCCCGCTGGTCGTGAAGCTTCAGCTCGCCGATCTGCGCCGGACCGGCCAGGTGGTCGGCCGGCTCTCCGGGATCGGCACCCTGGGTGGCATCACCGCCACCCTGCTCACCGGTTTCGTGCTGGTCGCCGCGCTGCCCAGCACGGTGATCCTGCTGGCGCTGGCGGTGGCGCTCGGTCTGGCCGGCATCGGCCTCGGCTGGTACCTGCGCCGGCAGTCGCGGACCGAGCTGCCCGGTCCCACCCGGGCCCGGGCCGCGCTGGCGGTGCTCGGCCTCATCGGGGCGGGGCTGACCACCGTCGCGCCGAACCCGTGCGACATCGAGACGGCGTACCACTGCGCCCGGGTGACGTCGGACCCGGACCGGCCCAGCGGGCGCACGTTGCTGCTCAACTCGGCCCAGCACTCGTACGTGGACCTGGCCGACCCGAAGCACCTGGAGTACGCGTACACCAAGTGGATCGGCGCCGTGGCGGACGTGGCCGCGCCCGCCGGGCGGCGGCTGGACGCGCTGCACCTGGGCGGCGGCGGGTTCACCGTGCCGCGTTACCTGGCCGCCACCCGGCCGGGCACCGACAACGTGGTGTTCGAGATCGACGGAGGGCTGGTCGAGCTGGGCGAGCGGGAGCTGGGCGTACGCCCGGGGCCGGAACTGCGGGCGGTGGTGGGCGACGCCCGGATGCTTGTCGTCGGCGAGCCGACGGACAGTCGTGACCTGGTGGTCGGTGACGCCTTCGGCCACCTCGTGGTGCCCTGGCACCTGGCCACCCGGGAGATGGCCGCCGAGATCCGGCGGGTAACCCGCCCCGGCGGGGTGTACGTGCAGAACGTCATCGACTACCCGCCGCTGCGGTTCATCCGCGCCGAGCTGGCCACGGTGGCCGCCGAGTTCGCGCACGTCGCGTTGATCGCCCCGCCGGAGGCGCTCGCCGAGGAGCAGGGGGCGAACTTCGTCATCGTCGCCTCCGACGCGCCACTGCCGCTGGACGCCGTCCGGGCCCGGCTCGACGAGGTCGACCGGCGGGTCAGCCTGCTCTCCGGCGCGGACCTGACGGACTTCACCGGCGACGCGCTGGTGCTGACCGACGACTACGCCCCGGTGGACCAACTGCTGGCCACCGCCTGATCGGGTGACTTTCCTGACCGATTCCGATCCCTGAGGTGTAGTCGGGGCTGACCTGGGCAACAACGGCCACCATGGGTGGTGGGGACCGGAACGGCGCGCAACTCCTCGATGAGCGGTACCGGCTGATCGAGCAGCTCGGCGCGGGCGGCATGTCCGTGGTCTGGCGCGGCTACGACGAGGTGCTCGGCCGGCAGGTCGCGGTGAAGGTGCTCGCCTCCCGGCTGGCCAGCGACCGGGCCTTCCGCCACCGGATCCGCATCGAGGCGCAGGCCGCCGCGCGGCTCTGCCACCCGAACATCACAAACGTGTACGACTACGGCGAGTCCGAGCAGGCCGGCCTGACCGTGCCGTACGTGGTGATGGAACTCGTCGACGGCGGTTCGCTGGCCGGCAGGCTGGGCCGGGAGGGGCGGCTGCCGTGGCGGGAGGCGGTGACCATCGGCGCGGAGGTCAGCTCGGCGCTGGCCACCGCGCACGCCCGGGGCGTGGTGCACCGGGACGTTACCCCGGGCAACGTGATGCTCACGTCGACCGGGGTCAAGGTGGTCGACTTCGGTATCTCCGCGCTGGTGGGGGAGAGCGAGAAGGGCCCGGACGGGTCGCTGCTGGGCACGCCCGCGTACCTCGCCCCCGAGCGACTGGACAACGGCCAGGTCTCCCCGGCCACCGACGTGTACGCCGTCGGGCTGCTGCTCTACCGGATGCTCACCGGCCGGCTGCCCTGGCAGGCCAGCACGACCACCCAGATGCTGCGCGCGCACATGTACAACGACCCGGACCCGATGCCGGAGGTGTCGGGGCTGCCCGACGAGGTGTCCGACCTGGTGCGGCGCTGCCTGGCCAAGCAGCCCGGGGAACGACCGGCCACCGCCGAACTGGCCGGGACCCTCGCCGACGCGGCCGGAATGCTGGCGGCGGTGCCGGTCTCGCCGGCCGGCGGGCCACTGGACCCGGCCGCGCTGGCCAGCGCGGGCACCACGATCCTGCCGTGGTCGGCGGAGACCGACGCGTTGCCGCTGTCGCGCACCCGCAACCGGAGCAGGCGGGCGACCAGGCGTCGGCGGGTCGAGGCCGGGGTGGCCGCCGCCAGCCTGCTCGCGGTCACCGGGGCTCTGTGGGGGCTGACCTCGCGCAGCCCGGCCAGCGGAGGAGACCGGCCGCCGACCGAGGCCCGGATGGGCCTGCCGAAAGCGGCGCCCTGTGAGGTGGCGTACGCCCTGCGTACAGACTCCGGCAGGGACTTCACCGCCGAGCTGACCCTGACCAACACCGGGGGCAGCGCGCTGCGCGACTGGACGATGAGCTTCACCTTTCCCGGTCAGCAGACGGTGACGAAGGCGGAGCCGACGCCGGTGCGCCAGCAGGGCCGCGCGGTGCTGATCCGGCCGGCGGCCCAGCGCACCACCCTGGCACCCGGTGCGGCCGAGAAGCTCACCCTGGCGGGGAAGTACAGCGGGGCGAACCCGCTGCCTGTGGAGTTCCGGCTCGGCGACGCGACCTGCGGGGTACGGGTCTCCGGGGTGGCCGGCAGCACGCCGTCCGCCGCCCCGCCCAAGGCGGCGACGGTCCGCGGCGGCCCAGGTGGCTCCGGTGGGTCGGGCAGCGCCTCGACGAAGGCGAAGCCGGAGAAGGCCAAGCCCGAGAAGCCCGGCAAGGGCAAGGGGCCGGGTGGTGGTTCGGGAAAAGGGGGAAAGTGAACAACGGTGAGGGGAGGGGGCACGGCGGCGGGAAGAAGTGACGCGGCTCAGCGGAGCCCCGCGAACCGTTGCACCTGGTCGATTCCCCCCTCCACCACGAGCAGCCCACCCCGGGGAAGTTCGGTGCTGTCCGACGCGTACTGGAAGCGTTCGCCCGGCAGCTTGGCGCCGATCACCCGGACCCCGTAGCGATCGTCCGGGCGTAGCTCGAGCACGGTGCGCCCGACCAGGGACTCCGGCACGCGGACGGTGGCGATCGCGAAGTCGTCGTCGAACTCGATGAAGTCGAGCAGCCGACTGACGATCAGGTGTGCCACCCGCTCGCCCGTCTCCGCCTCCGGGAAGATCACGTGGTGCGCGCCCACCGACGAGAGGATCTTGGCGTGCTTCTGCGAGGTCGCCCGGGCCCAGATCTGCGGCAGGCCCAGCTCGACCAGCGCCAGTACGGTGAGCACGCTCGCCTCCACCGAGGCGCCGATGGCCACCACCGCCCGCCCGAAGCTGGCGACGCCGAGCTGCCGCAGCGCCCCCTCCTCGGTCGAGTCGGCCTGAACCACCCGGTCGAGCTGGGCCGACCAGCGCTGCACCCGGTCCGGGTTGCGGTCGATGACCAGCACCTCGCGGTTCATCCGGCTCAGCGACCCGGCCAGGTGGCTGCCGAACCGGCCCAGCCCGATCACCACGACGCCGCTGCCGTCCGCTCGCCTACCCGACACCTCGACCTCCTCGCTGCGGCCCTAGCCGACAATGGGTTGTGCCTGGGGATAGCGGTAGAGCCGGCGCCGGGTGTTCAGCGCGATCGCCGACCCGAGGGTGAGCGGCCCGACCCGGCCGATGAACATCAGCACGGTCAGGGTCAGTTGGCCGCTGGCCGGCAGCGTGCCGGCGAGCCCGATGGTCAGCCCGGTGGTGCTGAACGCGGAGGTGACCTCGAACAGGGCCGCGACGAAGCGGACGCCCTCGGTGAGCAGCAGCAGGATCATCGTGCCGGCCGCCACCAGCGCGACGCTGAGCAGCGTCACCGTGATGGCCTGCCGCTGGCTGGCGGTGGCCACCCGGTGGCGCCCGACCGTCACGTCGGGCTCGCCCCGCAGCTCCGCCCAGATGGTGAACGCCAGCAGGAAGAACGTGGCGACCTTGATCCCGCCGGCTGTGCTGGCGCTGCCGCCGCCGATGAACATGAGCACGATCAGCAGCGGGTAGCTCTCCTCCTGCAGGGCGGTGATGTCCATGACGCTGTAGCCGCCGGTGCGGCTCAGCGCGATCTGGGTGAACGACGCGAGCATCTTGCCCCGGACGTCGTATGAGCCGATGGTGCTGGTGTTGGTCCACTCGGCGGCGAGCAGGCCGGCGAAGCCGAGCAGCAGCAGCGCGGCGCTGCCCCAGATGGTCAGCTTGGTGGACACCAGCCAGCGCGCCGGTCGACGCCATTCGCGGGCAGCCTCGAACAGAGCGGGAAACCCGAGCCCACCGACGATCGCGCCGAACGCCAGCGGCAGCGACACCCACGGGTCGCGGTCGAACGCCAGCAGGCCTTCGGAGTAGAGCGCGAAGCCACCATTGTTGAACGCCTGGATGGCGTGGAAGACGCCCGACCAGAGGGCTCGCCCGAACGGGTAGTCGTAGACCAGCCAGAGCCGGCCGGTGACCAGTGCGGTCATCACCGCCTCGCAGGTGAAGACGGTGACCGCGATCCGGCGCAGCAGTCTGGCGACGTCACCGATGCCGAACTCCGCCGACTCGGCCTGCACCAAGAGCCGGTTGCGCAGCCCGAGCTGACGGGCGACCACCAGGACGATCAGCGCCGCGACGGTGAGGATGCCGAGGCCGCCGAGCTGCGTGAGCAGGGTTATCACCACCAGT
Above is a window of Micromonospora coriariae DNA encoding:
- a CDS encoding fused MFS/spermidine synthase, with translation MSSPPSDVAAPPASSSPSVPVTGRALPNGLAAFLVFFSSGAVLVLETVALRLVGPYVGVTLQVTSSVIGIALAAIAYGAWSGGWLADRRDPRGLLAPALVLAGIATAITLPVVRYAGEVLRGGAASAILLLVALAVFVPAALLAAVTPLVVKLQLADLRRTGQVVGRLSGIGTLGGITATLLTGFVLVAALPSTVILLALAVALGLAGIGLGWYLRRQSRTELPGPTRARAALAVLGLIGAGLTTVAPNPCDIETAYHCARVTSDPDRPSGRTLLLNSAQHSYVDLADPKHLEYAYTKWIGAVADVAAPAGRRLDALHLGGGGFTVPRYLAATRPGTDNVVFEIDGGLVELGERELGVRPGPELRAVVGDARMLVVGEPTDSRDLVVGDAFGHLVVPWHLATREMAAEIRRVTRPGGVYVQNVIDYPPLRFIRAELATVAAEFAHVALIAPPEALAEEQGANFVIVASDAPLPLDAVRARLDEVDRRVSLLSGADLTDFTGDALVLTDDYAPVDQLLATA
- a CDS encoding serine/threonine-protein kinase; this translates as MGGGDRNGAQLLDERYRLIEQLGAGGMSVVWRGYDEVLGRQVAVKVLASRLASDRAFRHRIRIEAQAAARLCHPNITNVYDYGESEQAGLTVPYVVMELVDGGSLAGRLGREGRLPWREAVTIGAEVSSALATAHARGVVHRDVTPGNVMLTSTGVKVVDFGISALVGESEKGPDGSLLGTPAYLAPERLDNGQVSPATDVYAVGLLLYRMLTGRLPWQASTTTQMLRAHMYNDPDPMPEVSGLPDEVSDLVRRCLAKQPGERPATAELAGTLADAAGMLAAVPVSPAGGPLDPAALASAGTTILPWSAETDALPLSRTRNRSRRATRRRRVEAGVAAASLLAVTGALWGLTSRSPASGGDRPPTEARMGLPKAAPCEVAYALRTDSGRDFTAELTLTNTGGSALRDWTMSFTFPGQQTVTKAEPTPVRQQGRAVLIRPAAQRTTLAPGAAEKLTLAGKYSGANPLPVEFRLGDATCGVRVSGVAGSTPSAAPPKAATVRGGPGGSGGSGSASTKAKPEKAKPEKPGKGKGPGGGSGKGGK
- a CDS encoding potassium channel family protein, translating into MSGRRADGSGVVVIGLGRFGSHLAGSLSRMNREVLVIDRNPDRVQRWSAQLDRVVQADSTEEGALRQLGVASFGRAVVAIGASVEASVLTVLALVELGLPQIWARATSQKHAKILSSVGAHHVIFPEAETGERVAHLIVSRLLDFIEFDDDFAIATVRVPESLVGRTVLELRPDDRYGVRVIGAKLPGERFQYASDSTELPRGGLLVVEGGIDQVQRFAGLR
- a CDS encoding TrkH family potassium uptake protein, producing MRRLLRNPVRLVPFGFLVLILLGTGLLMARWATVGHQRPPLITALFTATSAVSVTGMAVTDTPNYWSDGGLVVITLLTQLGGLGILTVAALIVLVVARQLGLRNRLLVQAESAEFGIGDVARLLRRIAVTVFTCEAVMTALVTGRLWLVYDYPFGRALWSGVFHAIQAFNNGGFALYSEGLLAFDRDPWVSLPLAFGAIVGGLGFPALFEAAREWRRPARWLVSTKLTIWGSAALLLLGFAGLLAAEWTNTSTIGSYDVRGKMLASFTQIALSRTGGYSVMDITALQEESYPLLIVLMFIGGGSASTAGGIKVATFFLLAFTIWAELRGEPDVTVGRHRVATASQRQAITVTLLSVALVAAGTMILLLLTEGVRFVAALFEVTSAFSTTGLTIGLAGTLPASGQLTLTVLMFIGRVGPLTLGSAIALNTRRRLYRYPQAQPIVG